From one Nycticebus coucang isolate mNycCou1 chromosome 14, mNycCou1.pri, whole genome shotgun sequence genomic stretch:
- the TSPAN32 gene encoding tetraspanin-32 isoform X2 — MGPRSRVRAAKCQMLVTSVFVLLLGLSVATMAVLTYFGAHSTVISFTSLESNPYKATHCWAFYTGMSLAGLLTLGATLSAAATVREAQGLMAGGFLSFALGFCILAQVAFWRSRNPTQVEDAALDTYDLVYEQAVKTASLVWQQELAAIQDTARDHQCPEASQALQPAGSQCGFTGDPRSGLLASGRPLARAPMPSGWCSLRNNGCTLGPSPGPYLGPLSLWSLFPRGFHLLPVVSRSNGGSHLSALVVSVLWEEVSFRPSWGRGSQSVPGRGGSKRGLPAEHPEPPEAAPARPLHPEWHRPGPHGHVTGSPRSPASSDAPRVDAHLDFPLEQTLLVTTGV, encoded by the exons ATGGGGCCTCGAAGTCGAGTCAGGGCTGCCAAATGCCAGATGCTGGTCACAAGTGTTTTTGTCTTG CTGCTGGGTCTCTCTGTGGCCACCATGGCGGTTCTCACATACTTCGGGGCCCACTCCACTGTCATCAGCTTCACCTCCCTGGAGAGTAACCCATACAAGGCCACACATTGCTGGG CCTTCTACACAGGAATGAGCCTGGCAGGCCTCCTGACCCTGGGGGCCACCCTGAGTGCTGCAGCCACTGTGAGAGAGGCCCAGGGCCTCATGGCCGGG GGCTTCCTGAGCTTTGCCCTGGGCTTCTGCATCCTGGCACAGGTGGCCTTCTGGAGATCCCGCAACCCCACCCAG GTGGAGGATGCTGCTTTGGACACCTATGACCTGGTGTATGAACAGGCAGTGAAGACTGCGTCTCTTGTCTGGCAGCAGGAGCTAGCGGCCATCCAGGATACG GCCAGGGACCACCAGTGCCCAGAAGCCAGCCAGGCCCTCCAGCCAGCAGGCAGTCAGTGTGGCTTCACAGGGGACCCCAGGAGTGGACTATTGGCCTCAGGAAGGCCTCTTGCCAGGGCCCCGATGCCCAGTGGCTGGTGCTCCCTCAGGAACAATGGCTGTACCTTGggccccagccccggcccctACCTAGGCCCTTTGTCCTTGTGGTCCCTGTTTCCCCGTGGGTTCCATCTGCTTCCTGTGGTCTCCAGGTCAAATGGGGGGTCCCACTTGTCTGCTCTTGTAGTTTCTGTGCTGTGGGAAGAGGTCTCCTTTCGGCCATCTTGGGGACGTGGAAGCCAGTCTGTgccagggagaggaggcagcaagAGAG GACTGCCTGCAGAGCATCCAGAGCCTCCTGAGGCCGCACCAGCACGTCCTCTCCACCCTGAGTGGCATCGGCCTGGCCCTCATG GGCACGTAACCGGCAGCCCCAGGAGCCCAGCCTCTTCAGATGCTCCCAGGGTGGATGCGCACCTCGACTTCCCTCTGGAGCAGACGCTGTTGGTGACCACTGGGGTCTAA
- the TSPAN32 gene encoding tetraspanin-32 isoform X3, translating into MGPRSRVRAAKCQMLVTSVFVLLLGLSVATMAVLTYFGAHSTVISFTSLESNPYKATHCWAFYTGMSLAGLLTLGATLSAAATVREAQGLMAGGFLSFALGFCILAQVAFWRSRNPTQVEDAALDTYDLVYEQAVKTASLVWQQELAAIQDTFLCCGKRSPFGHLGDVEASLCQGEEAAREDCLQSIQSLLRPHQHVLSTLSGIGLALMVYATLLSAFLCFAFRSGHSLDRRGKYALATQARNRQPQEPSLFRCSQGGCAPRLPSGADAVGDHWGLSGHSEGSR; encoded by the exons ATGGGGCCTCGAAGTCGAGTCAGGGCTGCCAAATGCCAGATGCTGGTCACAAGTGTTTTTGTCTTG CTGCTGGGTCTCTCTGTGGCCACCATGGCGGTTCTCACATACTTCGGGGCCCACTCCACTGTCATCAGCTTCACCTCCCTGGAGAGTAACCCATACAAGGCCACACATTGCTGGG CCTTCTACACAGGAATGAGCCTGGCAGGCCTCCTGACCCTGGGGGCCACCCTGAGTGCTGCAGCCACTGTGAGAGAGGCCCAGGGCCTCATGGCCGGG GGCTTCCTGAGCTTTGCCCTGGGCTTCTGCATCCTGGCACAGGTGGCCTTCTGGAGATCCCGCAACCCCACCCAG GTGGAGGATGCTGCTTTGGACACCTATGACCTGGTGTATGAACAGGCAGTGAAGACTGCGTCTCTTGTCTGGCAGCAGGAGCTAGCGGCCATCCAGGATACG TTTCTGTGCTGTGGGAAGAGGTCTCCTTTCGGCCATCTTGGGGACGTGGAAGCCAGTCTGTgccagggagaggaggcagcaagAGAG GACTGCCTGCAGAGCATCCAGAGCCTCCTGAGGCCGCACCAGCACGTCCTCTCCACCCTGAGTGGCATCGGCCTGGCCCTCATG GTGTACGCCACGCTCCTCAGCGCCTTCCTCTGCTTCGCCTTCCGCTCTGGCCATAGCCTGGACCGCAGAGGCAAATACGCCCTGGCCACACA GGCACGTAACCGGCAGCCCCAGGAGCCCAGCCTCTTCAGATGCTCCCAGGGTGGATGCGCACCTCGACTTCCCTCTGGAGCAGACGCTGTTGGTGACCACTGGGGTCTAAGTGGACACTCAGAGGGGTCTCGGTGA
- the TSPAN32 gene encoding tetraspanin-32 isoform X1, with product MGPRSRVRAAKCQMLVTSVFVLLLGLSVATMAVLTYFGAHSTVISFTSLESNPYKATHCWAFYTGMSLAGLLTLGATLSAAATVREAQGLMAGGFLSFALGFCILAQVAFWRSRNPTQVEDAALDTYDLVYEQAVKTASLVWQQELAAIQDTARDHQCPEASQALQPAGSQCGFTGDPRSGLLASGRPLARAPMPSGWCSLRNNGCTLGPSPGPYLGPLSLWSLFPRGFHLLPVVSRSNGGSHLSALVVSVLWEEVSFRPSWGRGSQSVPGRGGSKRGLPAEHPEPPEAAPARPLHPEWHRPGPHGTHPTSPHTEGGEGGSPVTTQAGFRTLDTAGSWCPWTPGGTLS from the exons ATGGGGCCTCGAAGTCGAGTCAGGGCTGCCAAATGCCAGATGCTGGTCACAAGTGTTTTTGTCTTG CTGCTGGGTCTCTCTGTGGCCACCATGGCGGTTCTCACATACTTCGGGGCCCACTCCACTGTCATCAGCTTCACCTCCCTGGAGAGTAACCCATACAAGGCCACACATTGCTGGG CCTTCTACACAGGAATGAGCCTGGCAGGCCTCCTGACCCTGGGGGCCACCCTGAGTGCTGCAGCCACTGTGAGAGAGGCCCAGGGCCTCATGGCCGGG GGCTTCCTGAGCTTTGCCCTGGGCTTCTGCATCCTGGCACAGGTGGCCTTCTGGAGATCCCGCAACCCCACCCAG GTGGAGGATGCTGCTTTGGACACCTATGACCTGGTGTATGAACAGGCAGTGAAGACTGCGTCTCTTGTCTGGCAGCAGGAGCTAGCGGCCATCCAGGATACG GCCAGGGACCACCAGTGCCCAGAAGCCAGCCAGGCCCTCCAGCCAGCAGGCAGTCAGTGTGGCTTCACAGGGGACCCCAGGAGTGGACTATTGGCCTCAGGAAGGCCTCTTGCCAGGGCCCCGATGCCCAGTGGCTGGTGCTCCCTCAGGAACAATGGCTGTACCTTGggccccagccccggcccctACCTAGGCCCTTTGTCCTTGTGGTCCCTGTTTCCCCGTGGGTTCCATCTGCTTCCTGTGGTCTCCAGGTCAAATGGGGGGTCCCACTTGTCTGCTCTTGTAGTTTCTGTGCTGTGGGAAGAGGTCTCCTTTCGGCCATCTTGGGGACGTGGAAGCCAGTCTGTgccagggagaggaggcagcaagAGAG GACTGCCTGCAGAGCATCCAGAGCCTCCTGAGGCCGCACCAGCACGTCCTCTCCACCCTGAGTGGCATCGGCCTGGCCCTCATGGTACCCACCCAACCAGCCCACacacagagggaggggagggtgggagccCTGTTACCACCCAGGCCGGGTTTAGGACCCTGGACACAGCTGGTTCCTGGTGTCCCTGGACACCTGGTGGTACCCTGTCCTGA
- the TSPAN32 gene encoding tetraspanin-32 isoform X4: MQDLWAGGRHLLGAPYARRPAIPGAVREAFQVEVEDAALDTYDLVYEQAVKTASLVWQQELAAIQDTARDHQCPEASQALQPAGSQCGFTGDPRSGLLASGRPLARAPMPSGWCSLRNNGCTLGPSPGPYLGPLSLWSLFPRGFHLLPVVSRSNGGSHLSALVVSVLWEEVSFRPSWGRGSQSVPGRGGSKRGLPAEHPEPPEAAPARPLHPEWHRPGPHGTHPTSPHTEGGEGGSPVTTQAGFRTLDTAGSWCPWTPGGTLS; the protein is encoded by the exons ATGCAGGACCTCTGGGCAGGAGGGAGGCACCTCCTGGGGGCTCCCTATGCGAGAAGACCAGCAATTCCTGGGGCAGTCAGGGAAGCCTTCCAGGTGGAG GTGGAGGATGCTGCTTTGGACACCTATGACCTGGTGTATGAACAGGCAGTGAAGACTGCGTCTCTTGTCTGGCAGCAGGAGCTAGCGGCCATCCAGGATACG GCCAGGGACCACCAGTGCCCAGAAGCCAGCCAGGCCCTCCAGCCAGCAGGCAGTCAGTGTGGCTTCACAGGGGACCCCAGGAGTGGACTATTGGCCTCAGGAAGGCCTCTTGCCAGGGCCCCGATGCCCAGTGGCTGGTGCTCCCTCAGGAACAATGGCTGTACCTTGggccccagccccggcccctACCTAGGCCCTTTGTCCTTGTGGTCCCTGTTTCCCCGTGGGTTCCATCTGCTTCCTGTGGTCTCCAGGTCAAATGGGGGGTCCCACTTGTCTGCTCTTGTAGTTTCTGTGCTGTGGGAAGAGGTCTCCTTTCGGCCATCTTGGGGACGTGGAAGCCAGTCTGTgccagggagaggaggcagcaagAGAG GACTGCCTGCAGAGCATCCAGAGCCTCCTGAGGCCGCACCAGCACGTCCTCTCCACCCTGAGTGGCATCGGCCTGGCCCTCATGGTACCCACCCAACCAGCCCACacacagagggaggggagggtgggagccCTGTTACCACCCAGGCCGGGTTTAGGACCCTGGACACAGCTGGTTCCTGGTGTCCCTGGACACCTGGTGGTACCCTGTCCTGA